One Peptostreptococcus equinus genomic window carries:
- a CDS encoding nucleoside deaminase yields the protein MDKEEYMRQALIQAKKAYAMKETPIGAVIVYDGKIVGRGFNIVEHMKDSICHAEIMAIKDAQKKLGKWRLFDCELYVTMEPCLMCAGAIANSRIKEIYIGAGHNKNHIVDKHNNFKLEYYKDNKVYYEFGILEGECSSILTDFFKERRKSKA from the coding sequence GTGGACAAGGAAGAATACATGAGGCAAGCTTTAATTCAAGCAAAAAAGGCCTACGCTATGAAAGAAACTCCAATTGGTGCTGTAATAGTGTATGATGGAAAAATTGTGGGCAGAGGATTTAATATTGTTGAACATATGAAAGATTCTATTTGTCATGCTGAAATAATGGCAATCAAAGATGCTCAAAAAAAATTGGGAAAATGGAGATTATTTGATTGTGAATTATATGTTACTATGGAACCTTGCCTTATGTGTGCTGGTGCAATAGCAAATTCTAGAATAAAAGAAATATATATTGGAGCAGGACATAATAAAAATCATATAGTAGATAAACACAATAATTTTAAGTTGGAATATTATAAAGATAATAAAGTATACTATGAGTTCGGAATATTGGAAGGTGAATGTTCTAGCATTTTAACTGATTTTTTTAAAGAAAGAAGAAAAAGTAAAGCCTGA